In one window of Lacticaseibacillus casei DSM 20011 = JCM 1134 = ATCC 393 DNA:
- a CDS encoding acetyltransferase, with product MSTIFMRAATTNDIPDMMRVIVSARRFLGDQGIPQWQGTYPDQAAIEQDVATGIGRVLVVDGKVAGLAALVVGPDPHYLRIDGEGWLADVPYLAVHRFALDGSIRGKQLSRVFFSNIMSEAYRRGFTDLRVDTHAQNVIMQHAITGMGFDFRGIVYMDEPVPERNAYEVRLTTG from the coding sequence ATGTCAACCATTTTCATGCGCGCGGCGACGACCAATGATATTCCTGATATGATGCGGGTGATTGTGTCTGCTCGCAGGTTTCTAGGCGATCAGGGCATTCCTCAATGGCAAGGCACTTATCCGGATCAGGCAGCCATTGAGCAGGACGTTGCCACCGGGATCGGCCGGGTGCTCGTGGTTGACGGGAAGGTGGCCGGACTGGCGGCGCTGGTTGTGGGGCCGGACCCGCACTATCTACGGATCGACGGGGAAGGCTGGCTGGCCGATGTGCCATACCTGGCCGTCCATCGATTTGCGCTTGACGGCAGCATTCGCGGCAAGCAACTGAGTCGGGTTTTCTTCAGCAACATCATGAGTGAAGCCTATCGCCGCGGTTTTACCGACTTACGGGTCGATACGCACGCACAAAACGTGATTATGCAACATGCGATTACCGGGATGGGCTTTGATTTTCGCGGGATTGTGTACATGGATGAGCCGGTGCCGGAACGGAATGCTTACGAGGTGCGGCTGACAACGGGTTGA
- a CDS encoding proline iminopeptidase-family hydrolase: protein MVKLNPNGTRFVTLPNGYHLWTQTQGQGQIRLMTLHGGPGGTNEVFENFAQELAPYGVRVTRYDQLGSFFSDQPVFSDPANQKRFLNIDYYVDEVENVRQQLGIDHFYLLGQSWGGVLAIEYALKYGEHLKGLVLSSMIDNLDEYLVNINKIREKMFSPEDVAYMQQIEARHAFDDAKYQALVSELGEHYLHHAADPQPRHLISTLATPVYHYFQGDNEFVMVGALKNWDRRADMHRITVPTYLTFGGHETMPLTAAERMAQTIPHATLHVTPNAGHGQMLDNPTDYFSHLGQWLTQTDAKAPLSDN, encoded by the coding sequence ATGGTAAAACTAAACCCGAACGGAACCCGCTTTGTAACGTTGCCAAACGGTTATCATCTATGGACCCAAACGCAAGGCCAAGGCCAGATTCGGCTGATGACCTTGCATGGCGGACCCGGCGGCACCAACGAAGTGTTTGAAAACTTTGCGCAAGAACTGGCGCCGTATGGTGTCCGCGTCACCCGTTACGACCAATTGGGTTCATTCTTTTCCGATCAACCCGTCTTTTCGGATCCGGCCAATCAAAAACGGTTCCTCAACATCGATTATTACGTCGATGAGGTGGAAAATGTCCGGCAGCAGCTGGGGATTGATCACTTTTACCTGCTTGGTCAATCTTGGGGCGGCGTGTTGGCGATCGAGTATGCGTTGAAATATGGCGAACACCTTAAGGGACTGGTCCTAAGCTCGATGATTGATAATCTGGATGAATACCTAGTGAACATCAACAAAATTCGCGAAAAGATGTTTTCACCTGAAGACGTTGCGTATATGCAGCAAATCGAGGCCCGCCATGCGTTTGACGATGCTAAATACCAAGCATTAGTGAGCGAACTAGGTGAGCACTATCTACACCATGCCGCCGATCCCCAGCCACGGCACTTAATTTCAACACTGGCAACGCCGGTCTATCACTATTTTCAAGGTGACAACGAATTCGTGATGGTCGGCGCGCTTAAAAATTGGGATCGCCGGGCCGATATGCACCGAATCACGGTGCCGACTTATTTGACATTTGGCGGCCATGAGACCATGCCATTGACCGCGGCGGAACGGATGGCCCAAACGATCCCACATGCCACGTTGCATGTTACCCCAAACGCCGGGCACGGGCAGATGTTGGACAATCCGACCGATTATTTCAGCCATTTAGGCCAGTGGCTCACGCAAACCGACGCAAAAGCACCTTTAAGTGACAATTAA
- a CDS encoding cation:proton antiporter, whose amino-acid sequence MQDIGNLALILVTTLILAHISRLLKMPAVIGELLAGILIGPALLGWLTPSHTISLFAEIGVIILMFLAGLESDLDLLKKYFKPGMLVAVIGVIVPVVVVFGFAHVWGFNLTSSLFLGITFAATSVSISVEVLKELHALDGRNGATILGAAVVDDILTVLILSFTVAVLGEQKTASVPFWLQIVEQLLYFIGIYLVVRWAAPYLMGLAEKLFPASAITIMSLLICLGMAYVADLVGMSAVIGAFFAGVAVGQTHYRQEVDSNLSAIGYAVFIPVFFVSVGLNMRFDTFGRDIGFIVILTLLALVTKWVGCGLGDRLAGATWLQSNVVGAGMVSRGEMALIVAQIGFEAKLMDAEYYSAVIVVIVLTTLIAPVILKDALHREQELV is encoded by the coding sequence ATGCAGGATATTGGCAACTTAGCACTCATCTTGGTAACAACATTGATACTGGCGCATATCAGTCGCTTGCTGAAAATGCCAGCCGTGATCGGTGAGTTGTTAGCGGGAATTTTGATAGGACCGGCATTATTGGGTTGGCTGACGCCTAGCCATACGATTTCATTATTTGCCGAAATTGGCGTTATTATTTTGATGTTTTTGGCCGGGCTCGAAAGCGATTTGGATTTGCTGAAAAAATATTTCAAACCCGGCATGCTGGTAGCGGTGATTGGGGTGATCGTGCCTGTGGTCGTCGTGTTCGGCTTTGCTCACGTTTGGGGATTCAATTTGACCAGCAGCCTTTTTCTCGGCATCACTTTTGCAGCAACATCCGTCTCGATTTCCGTTGAGGTTTTAAAAGAACTGCATGCACTGGACGGCCGCAACGGGGCGACCATCTTGGGTGCGGCGGTGGTCGACGATATTCTGACCGTTTTGATTTTGAGTTTCACGGTTGCGGTGTTAGGGGAACAAAAGACAGCCAGCGTGCCGTTCTGGCTGCAAATTGTCGAACAGTTGCTGTACTTCATCGGGATTTATCTGGTGGTTCGCTGGGCGGCGCCGTACTTGATGGGGCTGGCGGAAAAACTGTTCCCGGCTTCGGCTATTACCATTATGTCGCTGCTGATTTGCTTGGGGATGGCCTATGTGGCGGATCTTGTCGGGATGTCCGCGGTTATCGGCGCCTTTTTTGCCGGAGTCGCGGTTGGGCAGACCCATTATCGGCAGGAAGTTGACAGTAATCTGAGTGCGATTGGCTATGCGGTGTTCATTCCGGTTTTCTTTGTCAGCGTCGGCTTGAACATGCGCTTTGATACGTTTGGCAGGGATATCGGGTTTATCGTCATTTTGACCTTGCTGGCTTTGGTCACCAAGTGGGTCGGGTGCGGCCTTGGCGATCGCTTGGCTGGGGCCACTTGGTTGCAAAGTAACGTGGTCGGCGCCGGCATGGTGTCCCGCGGTGAGATGGCCTTGATCGTGGCTCAAATCGGTTTTGAGGCTAAGTTGATGGATGCCGAGTATTATTCGGCGGTCATTGTGGTCATTGTCCTCACAACGTTAATTGCGCCGGTGATTCTAAAGGACGCCCTCCATCGGGAACAGGAACTTGTATAA